A part of Vigna radiata var. radiata cultivar VC1973A chromosome 11, Vradiata_ver6, whole genome shotgun sequence genomic DNA contains:
- the LOC106777884 gene encoding AAA-ATPase At5g17760 isoform X1, whose product MFSPRDMPSPSSIFSAYASMTASIMLLRSMANELIPHPIRGYLFNTFRYLIRPRSPTLTLIIEESTGIARNQVYDAAEAYLSTRVSPENERLKISKSPKEKKLTIRLEKGEKVVDSFNGAFFKWRFICAESEKNNPNDHTNSNISVRSEKRSFELSFPKKHKEMVLDCYLPFILEKAKEMKDEERVLKMHTLNTSYCFSGVKWDSINLEHPSTFETLAMEPDLKNAVIEDLDRFVKRREFYKRVGRAWKRGYLLYGPPGTGKSSLIAAMANYLKFDIFDLQLGNIVRDSDLRKLLLATANRSILVIEDIDCSVDLPERRHGDGRKQTDVQADRASDGWMQLTLSGLLNFIDGLWSSCGDERIIIFTTNHKERLDPALLRPGRMDMHIHMSYCSYQGFKLLASNYLETPSEHPLFREIEGLIEDIQITPAQVAEELMKNEDAEATLEAFVKLLKRKKMEGDVCENYGPEKPQPSKRRKVGCKQKPGVGITKSNIGVTQRRTRRMRRERSF is encoded by the exons ATGTTTTCCCCAAGAGACATGCCTTCTCCCTCCTCAATCTTCTCAGCCTACGCCTCCATGACAGCCTCTATCATGCTCCTACGTTCCATGGCCAACGAGCTCATTCCCCACCCAATCCGTGGCTACCTTTTCAACACCTTCCGCTACCTCATCAGGCCTCGCTCCCCTACCCTCACCCTCATCATCGAAGAGTCTACCGGCATAGCCCGTAACCAAGTCTACGACGCCGCCGAGGCTTACCTCTCCACCCGCGTCAGCCCCGAAAACGAGAGGCTCAAGATCAGCAAGAGTCCCAAGGAGAAGAAACTAACCATTCGCTTAGAAAAGGGTGAGAAGGTGGTGGACAGCTTCAACGGCGCCTTCTTCAAGTGGAGATTCATCTGTGCCGAGTCCGAGAAGAACAACCCCAACGACCACACCAACAGCAACATCTCCGTAAGATCCGAAAAGCGGTCGTTCGAGCTCAGCTTCCCGAAGAAGCACAAGGAAATGGTGCTGGACTGCTACCTGCCCTTCATCCTGGAGAAGGCGAAGGAGATGAAAGACGAGGAACGCGTGCTGAAGATGCACACGCTCAACACATCCTACTGTTTCAGCGGGGTGAAATGGGACTCCATAAACCTGGAGCATCCTTCCACGTTTGAGACTCTGGCGATGGAGCCGGACCTGAAGAATGCGGTGATAGAGGATTTGGACAGGTTCGTCAAAAGGAGGGAGTTTTACAAGAGAGTAGGGAGGGCATGGAAACGTGGCTACTTGCTCTATGGCCCTCCTGGGACTGGCAAATCCAGCTTGATCGCTGCCATGGCCAATTACTTGAAATTTGACATCTTTGACCTCCAACTCGGGAACATTGTAAGGGATTCCGACCTCAGAAAGCTTCTTCTCGCCACCGCTAACAGGTCCATCTTGGTCATTGAAGACATTGATTGCAGTGTGGATCTCCCAGAGCGCCGCCATGGAGATGGACGTAAACAAACTGACGTACAG GCTGACAGAGCATCTGATGGATGGATGCAGTTGACTTTGTCGGGGTTACTAAACTTCATTGATGGGCTATGGTCCAGTTGTGGAGACGAGAGAATAATCATATTCACCACCAACCACAAAGAGAGACTAGACCCAGCACTGTTGAGGCCAGGAAGAATGGACATGCACATTCACATGTCCTATTGCTCCTACCAAGGTTTCAAGCTTTTAGCCTCAAACTACTTGGAAACTCCCTCTGAACATCCCCTCTTTAGAGAGATAGAGGGGCTGATAGAGGACATACAGATAACCCCAGCGCAAGTGGCAGAGGAATTGATGAAGAACGAGGACGCGGAGGCCACACTTGAAGCATTCGTGAAGCTACtgaagagaaagaagatggAGGGTGATGTTTGCGAGAACTATGGTCCTGAGAAACCACAACCTTCCAAAAGGCGCAAGGTTGGTTGCAAGCAAAAACCTGGTGTCGGCATTACCAAGAGCAACATCGGTGTGACTCAAAGAAGGACAAGAAGAATGAGAAGAGAGCGTAGTTTTTAG
- the LOC106777068 gene encoding AAA-ATPase At3g50940 isoform X1, with protein MRPSVGSFFSSFTNVRSASSWFELYAAFSTFIMLLRSAINDLIPQQVRSFLHSKLKAFFSNRQKSNVVSLQVTELWDGHTNQLFQAVQEYLPARINHSYKSLKVGKISKHKNIVMAVDGNQVVVDEFEGIKLKWKLVEQNSQKESDNLDSLRPPRKLPTFQRESFSLTFDEKHRDVVMNKYLVHVLNEYQEMQAKQRTIKIHSIGGGGRCWQKSDLTHPASFQSLALDPEQKQGIIDDLDRFLRRKELYKKVGKPWKRGYLLYGPPGTGKSSLIAAMADHLKFDVYDLELTSVFSNSDLMRTLKETANRSIIVIEDIDCNREVHVRSTPKDFSDSDSDDEHKHIKTSRFTLSGLLNYMDGLWSSGGEERILIFTTNHRERIDPALLRPGRMDMHIHLSFLRSKAFRILASNYLGVEGDHPLFEQIDDLLEKIDVTPAVVAEQLMRHEDPDVCLEALVQFLKQKVKEA; from the exons ATGAGACCTTCTGTGGGGAGTTTCTTTTCCTCCTTCACAAATGTTCGTTCTGCCTCCTCATGGTTCGAGTTGTATGCAGCTTTCTCCACATTCATCATGCTTCTAAGAAGCGCAATCAACGATCTCATACCCCAACAAGTTCGCTCTTTCCTACACTCCAAACTCAAAGCTTTCTTCTCAAACCGTCAAAAAAGCAACGTTGTCTCACTTCAGGTTACTGAACTCTGGGATGGCCACACCAACCAACTCTTCCAAGCCGTCCAAGAGTATCTCCCGGCTAGGATCAACCACTCTTACAAATCCCTCAAGGTTGGCAAAATTTCAAAGCACAAGAACATAGTAATGGCAGTAGATGGAAATCAGGTCGTGGTGGATGAGTTTGAAGGCATCAAGCTTAAATGGAAGCTGGTTGAACAAAACTCCCAAAAAGAATCTGATAATCTCGATTCTCTTCGTCCTCCTCGCAAGTTACCTACTTTCCAGAGGGAGTCCTTTAGTCTAACCTTTGATGAGAAGCATAGAGATGTGGTCATGAACAAGTATCTCGTGCACGTTCTGAACGAGTACCAGGAGATGCAAGCAAAACAGAGAACCATCAAGATCCATTCCatcggtggtggtggaagatgTTGGCAGAAAAGCGACTTGACTCATCCGGCGTCGTTCCAGTCGCTTGCATTGGATCCAGAGCAAAAACAGGGAATCATAGATGATTTGGACCGGTTTTTGCGGAGGAAGGAGCTGTACAAGAAGGTGGGGAAGCCTTGGAAACGTGGCTACCTCTTGTATGGTCCCCCAGGAACAGGAAAATCTAGCCTTATTGCTGCCATGGCCGACCACTTGAAGTTTGATGTGTATGATCTGGAACTAACCTCCGTGTTTTCTAACTCAGACCTCATGCGGACCCTGAAGGAGACAGCTAACCGCTCCATCATCGTCATCGAAGACATTGACTGCAACAGAGAGGTGCATGTTCGATCAACACCAAAAGACTTTTCAGATTCCGATTCAGACGATGAACACAAGCAT ATTAAGACAAGCAGGTTTACTCTGTCGGGTCTGCTTAACTACATGGATGGGTTATGGTCGAGTGGTGGAGAGGAGCGGATTTTGATCTTCACCACCAACCACAGAGAAAGAATCGACCCTGCGTTGCTGCGCCCTGGTCGTATGGACATGCACATTCACTTGTCCTTCCTCAGAAGCAAGGCATTTCGAATTCTAGCTTCCAATTACTTAGGCGTTGAAGGAGATCATCCACTTTTTGAACAAATTGATGATCTGTTGGAGAAAATAGATGTCACCCCTGCAGTGGTAGCGGAGCAACTAATGAGACATGAGGATCCTGACGTTTGTTTGGAAGCACTTGttcaatttctcaaacaaaaggTCAAGGAAGCCTAA
- the LOC106777884 gene encoding AAA-ATPase At5g17760 isoform X2 translates to MFSPRDMPSPSSIFSAYASMTASIMLLRSMANELIPHPIRGYLFNTFRYLIRPRSPTLTLIIEESTGIARNQVYDAAEAYLSTRVSPENERLKISKSPKEKKLTIRLEKGEKVVDSFNGAFFKWRFICAESEKNNPNDHTNSNISVRSEKRSFELSFPKKHKEMVLDCYLPFILEKAKEMKDEERVLKMHTLNTSYCFSGVKWDSINLEHPSTFETLAMEPDLKNAVIEDLDRFVKRREFYKRVGRAWKRGYLLYGPPGTGKSSLIAAMANYLKFDIFDLQLGNIVRDSDLRKLLLATANRSILVIEDIDCSVDLPERRHGDGRKQTDVQLTLSGLLNFIDGLWSSCGDERIIIFTTNHKERLDPALLRPGRMDMHIHMSYCSYQGFKLLASNYLETPSEHPLFREIEGLIEDIQITPAQVAEELMKNEDAEATLEAFVKLLKRKKMEGDVCENYGPEKPQPSKRRKVGCKQKPGVGITKSNIGVTQRRTRRMRRERSF, encoded by the exons ATGTTTTCCCCAAGAGACATGCCTTCTCCCTCCTCAATCTTCTCAGCCTACGCCTCCATGACAGCCTCTATCATGCTCCTACGTTCCATGGCCAACGAGCTCATTCCCCACCCAATCCGTGGCTACCTTTTCAACACCTTCCGCTACCTCATCAGGCCTCGCTCCCCTACCCTCACCCTCATCATCGAAGAGTCTACCGGCATAGCCCGTAACCAAGTCTACGACGCCGCCGAGGCTTACCTCTCCACCCGCGTCAGCCCCGAAAACGAGAGGCTCAAGATCAGCAAGAGTCCCAAGGAGAAGAAACTAACCATTCGCTTAGAAAAGGGTGAGAAGGTGGTGGACAGCTTCAACGGCGCCTTCTTCAAGTGGAGATTCATCTGTGCCGAGTCCGAGAAGAACAACCCCAACGACCACACCAACAGCAACATCTCCGTAAGATCCGAAAAGCGGTCGTTCGAGCTCAGCTTCCCGAAGAAGCACAAGGAAATGGTGCTGGACTGCTACCTGCCCTTCATCCTGGAGAAGGCGAAGGAGATGAAAGACGAGGAACGCGTGCTGAAGATGCACACGCTCAACACATCCTACTGTTTCAGCGGGGTGAAATGGGACTCCATAAACCTGGAGCATCCTTCCACGTTTGAGACTCTGGCGATGGAGCCGGACCTGAAGAATGCGGTGATAGAGGATTTGGACAGGTTCGTCAAAAGGAGGGAGTTTTACAAGAGAGTAGGGAGGGCATGGAAACGTGGCTACTTGCTCTATGGCCCTCCTGGGACTGGCAAATCCAGCTTGATCGCTGCCATGGCCAATTACTTGAAATTTGACATCTTTGACCTCCAACTCGGGAACATTGTAAGGGATTCCGACCTCAGAAAGCTTCTTCTCGCCACCGCTAACAGGTCCATCTTGGTCATTGAAGACATTGATTGCAGTGTGGATCTCCCAGAGCGCCGCCATGGAGATGGACGTAAACAAACTGACGTACAG TTGACTTTGTCGGGGTTACTAAACTTCATTGATGGGCTATGGTCCAGTTGTGGAGACGAGAGAATAATCATATTCACCACCAACCACAAAGAGAGACTAGACCCAGCACTGTTGAGGCCAGGAAGAATGGACATGCACATTCACATGTCCTATTGCTCCTACCAAGGTTTCAAGCTTTTAGCCTCAAACTACTTGGAAACTCCCTCTGAACATCCCCTCTTTAGAGAGATAGAGGGGCTGATAGAGGACATACAGATAACCCCAGCGCAAGTGGCAGAGGAATTGATGAAGAACGAGGACGCGGAGGCCACACTTGAAGCATTCGTGAAGCTACtgaagagaaagaagatggAGGGTGATGTTTGCGAGAACTATGGTCCTGAGAAACCACAACCTTCCAAAAGGCGCAAGGTTGGTTGCAAGCAAAAACCTGGTGTCGGCATTACCAAGAGCAACATCGGTGTGACTCAAAGAAGGACAAGAAGAATGAGAAGAGAGCGTAGTTTTTAG
- the LOC106777068 gene encoding AAA-ATPase At2g18193 isoform X2 has product MRPSVGSFFSSFTNVRSASSWFELYAAFSTFIMLLRSAINDLIPQQVRSFLHSKLKAFFSNRQKSNVVSLQVTELWDGHTNQLFQAVQEYLPARINHSYKSLKVGKISKHKNIVMAVDGNQVVVDEFEGIKLKWKLVEQNSQKESDNLDSLRPPRKLPTFQRESFSLTFDEKHRDVVMNKYLVHVLNEYQEMQAKQRTIKIHSIGGGGRCWQKSDLTHPASFQSLALDPEQKQGIIDDLDRFLRRKELYKKVGKPWKRGYLLYGPPGTGKSSLIAAMADHLKFDVYDLELTSVFSNSDLMRTLKETANRSIIVIEDIDCNREIKTSRFTLSGLLNYMDGLWSSGGEERILIFTTNHRERIDPALLRPGRMDMHIHLSFLRSKAFRILASNYLGVEGDHPLFEQIDDLLEKIDVTPAVVAEQLMRHEDPDVCLEALVQFLKQKVKEA; this is encoded by the exons ATGAGACCTTCTGTGGGGAGTTTCTTTTCCTCCTTCACAAATGTTCGTTCTGCCTCCTCATGGTTCGAGTTGTATGCAGCTTTCTCCACATTCATCATGCTTCTAAGAAGCGCAATCAACGATCTCATACCCCAACAAGTTCGCTCTTTCCTACACTCCAAACTCAAAGCTTTCTTCTCAAACCGTCAAAAAAGCAACGTTGTCTCACTTCAGGTTACTGAACTCTGGGATGGCCACACCAACCAACTCTTCCAAGCCGTCCAAGAGTATCTCCCGGCTAGGATCAACCACTCTTACAAATCCCTCAAGGTTGGCAAAATTTCAAAGCACAAGAACATAGTAATGGCAGTAGATGGAAATCAGGTCGTGGTGGATGAGTTTGAAGGCATCAAGCTTAAATGGAAGCTGGTTGAACAAAACTCCCAAAAAGAATCTGATAATCTCGATTCTCTTCGTCCTCCTCGCAAGTTACCTACTTTCCAGAGGGAGTCCTTTAGTCTAACCTTTGATGAGAAGCATAGAGATGTGGTCATGAACAAGTATCTCGTGCACGTTCTGAACGAGTACCAGGAGATGCAAGCAAAACAGAGAACCATCAAGATCCATTCCatcggtggtggtggaagatgTTGGCAGAAAAGCGACTTGACTCATCCGGCGTCGTTCCAGTCGCTTGCATTGGATCCAGAGCAAAAACAGGGAATCATAGATGATTTGGACCGGTTTTTGCGGAGGAAGGAGCTGTACAAGAAGGTGGGGAAGCCTTGGAAACGTGGCTACCTCTTGTATGGTCCCCCAGGAACAGGAAAATCTAGCCTTATTGCTGCCATGGCCGACCACTTGAAGTTTGATGTGTATGATCTGGAACTAACCTCCGTGTTTTCTAACTCAGACCTCATGCGGACCCTGAAGGAGACAGCTAACCGCTCCATCATCGTCATCGAAGACATTGACTGCAACAGAGAG ATTAAGACAAGCAGGTTTACTCTGTCGGGTCTGCTTAACTACATGGATGGGTTATGGTCGAGTGGTGGAGAGGAGCGGATTTTGATCTTCACCACCAACCACAGAGAAAGAATCGACCCTGCGTTGCTGCGCCCTGGTCGTATGGACATGCACATTCACTTGTCCTTCCTCAGAAGCAAGGCATTTCGAATTCTAGCTTCCAATTACTTAGGCGTTGAAGGAGATCATCCACTTTTTGAACAAATTGATGATCTGTTGGAGAAAATAGATGTCACCCCTGCAGTGGTAGCGGAGCAACTAATGAGACATGAGGATCCTGACGTTTGTTTGGAAGCACTTGttcaatttctcaaacaaaaggTCAAGGAAGCCTAA